A portion of the Microcoleus sp. FACHB-831 genome contains these proteins:
- a CDS encoding STM4013/SEN3800 family hydrolase, whose product MDINNLIGTHDILFITLDTLRYDVAKKLLEEGRTPNLAKVLPSGGWEERHTPGNFTYAAHHAFFAGFLPTPITPGVHPRLFALRFEGSTTINSNTCVLDGADIITSLASKGYHTVCIGGVGFFNKLTPLSNVFPALFKESYWSPELGVTNPKSTENQIAIAQDILIKIPRDRRLFIFINISALHQPNYFYLSGAKTDTIESHAAALEYVDSQLGKLWETLQKRAPTLCILCSDHGTTYGEDGYTGHRLNHPIVGTVPYAEFILNSSEARGDKLPFLQ is encoded by the coding sequence ATGGATATTAACAACTTAATTGGTACGCACGATATCTTATTCATAACCCTAGATACCCTACGCTACGATGTGGCAAAAAAACTACTCGAAGAAGGACGCACGCCCAACTTAGCGAAGGTTTTACCCAGCGGGGGATGGGAGGAACGCCATACGCCAGGGAACTTTACTTATGCAGCGCACCACGCCTTTTTTGCTGGGTTTCTACCTACACCTATAACGCCAGGAGTCCACCCGCGATTGTTTGCGCTGCGGTTTGAAGGAAGTACTACTATTAACAGCAATACTTGCGTTTTAGACGGTGCGGATATAATAACCAGTTTAGCGTCGAAAGGTTATCATACTGTTTGCATTGGTGGAGTAGGATTTTTCAATAAACTCACGCCTCTTAGTAATGTATTTCCTGCGTTATTTAAGGAGAGTTATTGGAGTCCTGAACTTGGAGTTACTAACCCTAAATCTACAGAAAATCAAATAGCGATCGCTCAAGATATTTTAATAAAAATACCACGCGATCGCCGTTTATTTATCTTCATTAATATTTCAGCCTTACATCAACCAAATTACTTCTACCTTTCTGGTGCAAAAACAGACACAATAGAATCCCACGCTGCTGCTTTGGAATATGTAGATAGCCAGTTAGGTAAACTTTGGGAAACATTGCAAAAACGCGCACCTACATTGTGCATTTTATGCTCAGATCACGGTACAACTTATGGCGAAGACGGTTACACTGGTCATCGTCTCAATCACCCTATTGTTGGTACAGTTCCTTATGCTGAATTCATCTTAAACTCTAGTGAAGCGAGAGGCGATAAATTGCCGTTTCTACAATAA
- a CDS encoding HEAT repeat domain-containing protein: MNNNPNQPRKDDAVIGGQAPPPVAGVVLGGREGVKRRLTNPVVEVRIAALSEALNYGESGLDLVIGALNDSTKQVQHSASRLLRQKGGIKGKQALLDYNPWLFFTLLQDWTIEEFNPEVGITNPVGTAYVVNTEQLKLLLQEPQVSNVEALVCPMWDEDEEFNTFVKFISNACERLTNLKALFIGDGYESVYRNSRFALGNITSILKLYPQLEVLQVRGSWGLRARPLRHEHLKTLVVETGFTMGDPKTIDDICALDLPALEYLELWLGGFYTYGEDVGIKHLLPLLEGKLFPNLKYVGLRSSDYSDNIALCLAELPTVIDRLAILDLSMGTLTDKGAEALLNFPSINQLHTLNVSRNNLSASMIEKLSELKCQVIAEPQDDEEERYCALYE; this comes from the coding sequence ATGAACAACAATCCCAATCAGCCAAGAAAAGATGATGCTGTTATTGGTGGTCAAGCTCCACCTCCGGTTGCGGGTGTCGTTTTGGGAGGACGCGAAGGGGTTAAACGCCGCCTGACAAATCCAGTTGTAGAAGTACGAATTGCTGCGCTTTCGGAGGCGCTAAATTACGGCGAATCTGGTTTAGATTTGGTAATTGGGGCTTTGAATGATTCTACAAAGCAGGTACAGCATTCTGCCTCGCGGTTATTGCGGCAAAAGGGAGGTATAAAAGGCAAGCAGGCGTTACTGGACTACAACCCTTGGTTATTTTTCACGCTATTACAAGATTGGACAATAGAAGAATTTAATCCTGAAGTTGGCATTACAAATCCAGTTGGTACTGCTTATGTTGTGAATACCGAGCAGTTAAAATTATTGCTACAAGAACCGCAAGTCAGTAATGTTGAAGCCTTAGTCTGTCCAATGTGGGATGAGGATGAAGAATTTAACACTTTTGTAAAGTTTATCTCTAATGCTTGCGAACGATTGACCAATCTTAAAGCTTTGTTCATTGGGGATGGTTACGAAAGTGTATATAGAAACTCCCGCTTTGCCCTTGGTAATATCACCTCTATATTAAAGCTTTATCCTCAGTTAGAAGTGCTACAAGTGCGCGGTAGTTGGGGTTTGCGGGCCAGACCGTTACGACACGAACACTTAAAAACCCTAGTTGTCGAGACAGGTTTCACAATGGGTGATCCTAAAACTATTGATGATATTTGCGCTCTTGACCTACCAGCATTGGAATATCTTGAGTTGTGGCTTGGTGGCTTCTACACGTATGGAGAAGATGTTGGAATAAAACACTTATTGCCACTTTTGGAAGGAAAGTTGTTTCCTAATCTGAAGTATGTGGGACTGCGTAGTAGCGACTATTCTGACAATATTGCTCTGTGTTTAGCAGAATTGCCTACGGTCATTGACCGCCTTGCAATACTTGACCTTTCAATGGGAACTTTGACTGATAAGGGAGCTGAAGCTTTACTGAATTTTCCATCAATAAATCAGCTTCATACGCTCAATGTCTCAAGGAACAATCTATCTGCAAGCATGATTGAAAAGTTGTCTGAGCTTAAATGTCAAGTAATTGCAGAGCCGCAGGACGATGAAGAAGAACGCTACTGCGCTTTGTATGAGTAA
- a CDS encoding STM4015 family protein produces the protein MNNNPNQPREDDAVLGGQAPPPVGGVILGGLEGVKNRLASSVVEARIAALSEALKYGEPGLELVIAALNDNSAQVHRRAFMLLRERPELNVKQALQQYRTWNLVERLEAAIGDRASKFANRRVKHFSPQTGITNPFGIAYFLGSDWNETEDITIKLERLVQDSQAGQVEALVFGMWNGNVAVDGSSKILVDALVAAKKRLANLKAVFIGDIPQEESEISWIQQSDISPILEAYPNLEVLQVRGGEGLAFSPVKHENLEALIVETGGLSRETVTQICALDLPALEHLELWLGSDGYGGNSSIEDIMPIISGELFPHLTYLGLRNSTYSDEIALWIARSPLMEHLKVLDLSMGTLSDNGALALLNCPAVNRLDILNVADNFLSEETVEWLSELDIQAIANDQKEEYDEEEYGYSRYCSVAE, from the coding sequence ATGAACAACAATCCCAATCAGCCGAGAGAAGATGATGCCGTGCTTGGCGGACAAGCACCACCCCCTGTAGGAGGCGTTATCTTGGGAGGACTTGAAGGTGTTAAGAATCGCTTGGCAAGTTCGGTTGTAGAAGCGCGAATTGCGGCGCTTTCCGAAGCATTGAAGTATGGCGAACCTGGCTTAGAATTGGTAATTGCGGCTTTAAATGATAATTCCGCGCAGGTGCATCGAAGAGCTTTTATGCTACTGCGGGAAAGACCAGAACTTAACGTAAAACAGGCGTTACAACAGTACCGCACTTGGAACCTAGTTGAGCGCTTAGAAGCAGCTATAGGCGATCGCGCCAGCAAGTTTGCAAACCGCAGAGTTAAGCATTTCTCTCCTCAAACTGGCATTACCAATCCTTTCGGTATCGCCTATTTTCTAGGAAGCGATTGGAACGAAACCGAAGATATTACCATCAAGTTAGAAAGGCTGGTTCAAGATTCCCAAGCAGGACAGGTTGAAGCTTTAGTATTTGGGATGTGGAACGGAAACGTAGCTGTTGATGGTAGTTCCAAAATTCTCGTGGATGCGCTTGTTGCTGCTAAGAAGCGGCTGGCTAATCTCAAAGCTGTGTTCATCGGGGATATCCCCCAGGAAGAGTCGGAGATTTCTTGGATTCAGCAAAGCGATATAAGTCCGATTTTAGAAGCTTATCCTAACTTGGAAGTGCTGCAAGTTCGTGGTGGTGAAGGGTTAGCATTCAGTCCCGTAAAACACGAAAACTTAGAGGCGCTGATCGTCGAGACTGGCGGACTAAGCCGCGAAACTGTCACCCAGATTTGCGCTCTCGATTTGCCAGCTTTAGAGCATCTTGAGTTGTGGTTGGGTAGCGATGGGTACGGGGGAAATTCATCGATTGAAGACATTATGCCGATTATTTCTGGCGAGTTATTTCCTCATTTGACATATTTGGGACTGCGTAACAGCACATACTCGGATGAGATTGCTTTGTGGATAGCGCGATCGCCGCTGATGGAACATCTTAAAGTGCTAGACCTCTCGATGGGTACTCTTAGTGACAACGGCGCATTAGCTTTGCTCAACTGTCCGGCTGTAAATCGGCTCGATATCCTCAATGTTGCAGATAATTTTCTGTCTGAGGAGACAGTTGAATGGTTGTCTGAATTAGATATCCAAGCGATCGCGAACGATCAGAAAGAGGAATATGACGAAGAAGAGTATGGATACAGCCGTTACTGTTCAGTTGCTGAGTAA
- a CDS encoding alpha/beta fold hydrolase translates to MVSEIILRNNVTLFGRGTQPMLFAHGFGCDQNMWRFLTPDFEDDYKIVLFDYVGSGKSDLNAYSVERYSDINGYVKDILDICEALDLTNVIFVGHSVSSMIGILASIQAPHRFERLILVAPSPCYINDLPDYWGGFERPEIEELLDIMEKNYIGWASFFAPVIMKNEERPELINELETSFCSTDPVVARQFAEVTFFSDNRCDLPKVTVPSLILQCSEDAIASLEVGHYLHRHLPESTLQIITATGHCPHMSHPKESIHFIKEYLTAAHAT, encoded by the coding sequence ATGGTTTCAGAAATTATTTTACGAAATAATGTAACCTTATTCGGTCGAGGCACACAGCCGATGCTGTTTGCTCATGGGTTTGGCTGTGACCAGAATATGTGGCGTTTTTTAACGCCAGACTTTGAGGATGATTACAAAATTGTCTTATTTGATTATGTTGGGTCTGGAAAATCAGACCTGAATGCTTATAGCGTTGAGCGGTACAGCGATATTAATGGGTATGTTAAAGATATCCTTGATATTTGCGAGGCATTGGATTTGACGAATGTGATTTTCGTCGGCCATTCGGTTAGTAGCATGATTGGCATTTTGGCATCCATTCAAGCTCCCCATCGCTTCGAGCGCCTGATTCTTGTTGCTCCCTCCCCTTGCTATATCAATGACTTACCCGATTATTGGGGAGGGTTTGAGCGCCCAGAAATTGAAGAGCTGCTGGATATTATGGAGAAAAATTACATTGGGTGGGCAAGTTTTTTTGCCCCGGTCATCATGAAGAATGAGGAGCGTCCTGAGCTTATAAATGAGCTTGAGACTAGCTTTTGTTCAACCGATCCAGTAGTTGCTCGTCAGTTTGCTGAAGTTACTTTCTTTTCCGATAACCGCTGCGACTTGCCGAAAGTGACCGTTCCATCCCTGATTTTGCAATGCTCAGAAGATGCGATCGCTTCGCTCGAGGTAGGTCATTACCTGCACCGCCACTTGCCTGAAAGCACGCTACAAATCATTACGGCTACCGGGCATTGCCCGCACATGAGCCATCCCAAGGAAAGTATCCATTTCATCAAAGAATATTTGACAGCTGCCCATGCAACCTGA
- the hisG gene encoding ATP phosphoribosyltransferase yields MITVALPKGALLTDSIRLFKTVGLDFSAFLDSGTRQLQIEDPTKTAKALLVRAHDVPVYVEYGQAQLGIVGYDVLREKAPQVAQLADLQFGKCRMSVAVRDSSPYRSAVELPPNCRVASKFVRCAREYFHSLDLPVEIVPLYGSVELGPITGMSEAIVDLVSTGRTLRENGLVEIDTLYVSTSRLIAHPLSYRLNSGNLHSWVEKLREASLAAV; encoded by the coding sequence ATGATTACAGTTGCATTACCCAAGGGCGCACTTTTGACAGATAGCATCCGCCTGTTTAAAACAGTAGGATTGGACTTCAGCGCTTTTCTAGACTCAGGAACGCGCCAATTGCAAATTGAGGACCCGACTAAGACGGCTAAAGCTTTGCTGGTAAGAGCGCATGACGTGCCAGTTTATGTAGAATACGGACAAGCGCAGCTAGGAATTGTCGGTTACGACGTGCTGCGGGAGAAGGCGCCGCAAGTTGCACAATTAGCAGATTTGCAGTTTGGCAAATGTCGGATGTCGGTAGCGGTACGCGATTCTAGCCCTTATCGTTCCGCAGTGGAATTGCCGCCAAACTGTCGAGTTGCCTCTAAATTTGTGCGTTGCGCCCGCGAGTACTTTCACAGCCTGGATTTGCCTGTAGAGATTGTGCCTTTGTATGGTTCTGTTGAATTGGGGCCGATTACGGGGATGTCTGAGGCGATTGTAGACTTGGTTTCGACGGGTCGCACGCTGCGAGAGAATGGGTTGGTGGAGATTGATACTCTGTATGTGAGTACGTCGCGGCTGATTGCCCATCCCCTGAGTTATCGTCTCAACAGCGGGAATCTGCATAGTTGGGTGGAAAAACTGCGCGAAGCAAGTCTAGCGGCGGTTTGA
- a CDS encoding HEAT repeat domain-containing protein, producing MNNNLNQPREDDAVLGGQAPPPVAGVILGGIEGVKRRLASSVVEVQIAALREALKYGELGLDVVIEALQNNSLQVQRKAYLILRDKTDFKVKQALLDYEPWEFFTTLAGWKHEDFNPQIGITDPVGTAYVVKLDQFEMLLKDPQASKVEALVCRMRYDYQNRQQFKTYVDAISGASKQLTSLKALFIGDGEEHQYRKSRLEVSDISPILKAYPNLEVLQVRGRIDRYSSLNLEDLRHDCLKTLIVETADIDDRNFAQICALRLPALEYLELWLGTQLYLTEAIDSLSPILFNELFPNLSYLGLRSSEETDRIASVLVQSPIIDRLAVLDLSMGTLTDKGAKTLLNCPATAYLHTLNVSNNRLCEYMVEELSELKCWVIADAQDDSGYGGDRYYALNENCEDESDRYYPLGE from the coding sequence ATGAACAACAATCTCAATCAGCCGAGAGAAGATGATGCCGTGCTTGGCGGTCAAGCACCACCCCCAGTCGCAGGCGTTATCTTGGGAGGAATTGAAGGTGTTAAACGTCGCTTGGCGAGTTCGGTTGTAGAAGTCCAAATTGCTGCTCTCAGAGAAGCACTCAAATATGGTGAATTAGGTTTAGATGTGGTAATTGAAGCTTTGCAGAATAATTCCTTGCAAGTGCAGCGCAAAGCCTATTTGATTTTGCGGGACAAGACAGATTTTAAGGTAAAGCAGGCTTTATTAGATTACGAACCCTGGGAGTTTTTTACGACATTAGCGGGCTGGAAACATGAGGATTTTAACCCTCAAATAGGCATTACAGATCCAGTCGGCACTGCTTACGTTGTGAAACTAGATCAATTTGAAATGCTTCTAAAAGATCCACAAGCGAGTAAAGTCGAAGCCTTGGTCTGTCGAATGCGGTATGACTACCAGAATAGACAACAATTTAAAACTTATGTAGATGCTATTTCTGGCGCAAGCAAGCAGTTGACAAGTCTCAAAGCGTTGTTCATCGGAGATGGTGAAGAACACCAATATAGAAAATCCAGGCTAGAAGTGAGCGACATCAGCCCTATTTTAAAGGCTTATCCTAATCTTGAGGTGTTGCAGGTTCGGGGTCGCATCGATAGGTATTCCTCTCTAAATTTAGAAGACCTACGACACGACTGTTTAAAGACACTCATTGTCGAAACTGCTGATATCGATGATAGGAATTTTGCCCAAATTTGCGCTCTCAGATTACCAGCCCTAGAATATCTTGAGTTGTGGCTGGGTACGCAGCTATATTTAACAGAGGCCATTGATAGCCTAAGCCCCATTCTTTTCAATGAATTATTTCCAAATCTAAGCTATTTGGGATTGCGTAGTAGCGAAGAAACCGATCGAATTGCATCTGTCCTTGTACAGTCGCCGATAATCGATCGCCTTGCGGTGTTGGATCTGTCGATGGGGACTTTAACAGACAAGGGGGCGAAAACTTTGCTAAACTGTCCGGCGACCGCTTATCTTCACACACTTAATGTCTCTAATAACCGCTTGTGTGAATACATGGTTGAAGAGTTATCTGAGCTTAAGTGTTGGGTAATTGCAGATGCACAGGATGATTCTGGATATGGAGGCGATCGCTACTATGCTCTGAATGAGAATTGTGAAGATGAAAGCGATCGCTACTATCCTCTGGGTGAGTGA
- a CDS encoding ATP-binding protein gives MQPECFKSGDIYHLDELLNTVPCGFLTFTDDGKIVVVNATLLQLLGYELDELRGQRIDSILPIAGRIFYQTHFFPLLKLHGKVEEIYISLRHKQGNTLPVLVNAVRQERSGVFINECIFVLVRQRVRYEDELLQAKKDAQAAILAENQANARLQQAQIALESKQAELLELNAKLEEQVQQRTAQLQQALNFESLLQRIADKVRDSLDEEQILQAAVQELGVELAIEYCDVEIYNSHQTQPIVAYEYNQSLTLAPGQAVKITSVIPVIASVPMQGEVLQLCSIISHGLLHNPKQLAILACPIYDDRGVLGNLCLFRQKEETFSNLEIRLVQQVANHCAIALRQSRLYQAAQLQVQELKRLNQLKNDFLSTISHELRTPMSSMKMALEMLEICLLPLGVFEHTNPIGQYFQILQTESQQELDLIDTLLELAHTDASTAPLNLSPIHLHFWLPHVVEPFIHRTSNQEQYLKVWVQEDLPPFMADLTYLGRVLTELLQNACKYTPAGETISVSARFAVDSNRRNIPCLQIEVSNSGAEIPEIERDRIFDKFYRIPNNDPWKHGGTGLGLALVKKLVEHMSGSIWVESSQNLTQFILQFPLNLE, from the coding sequence ATGCAACCTGAGTGCTTTAAATCAGGAGACATTTATCACCTAGATGAACTACTAAACACCGTACCTTGCGGTTTTCTCACGTTTACAGACGATGGCAAAATTGTCGTTGTAAATGCTACGCTGCTGCAATTACTTGGGTATGAACTAGACGAACTGCGGGGGCAACGTATTGACTCGATTTTGCCGATAGCTGGTCGCATCTTCTATCAAACCCATTTCTTTCCATTGCTCAAGCTACATGGCAAGGTGGAAGAGATATACATCTCACTCAGGCATAAACAGGGCAATACCCTACCCGTACTGGTGAATGCAGTGCGCCAGGAACGTTCAGGCGTTTTCATTAATGAATGTATCTTTGTACTTGTGCGTCAGCGAGTTCGGTATGAAGATGAGCTTCTTCAGGCAAAGAAAGATGCACAAGCCGCCATTTTGGCCGAGAACCAGGCTAACGCTAGGTTGCAGCAAGCTCAGATAGCATTAGAGTCCAAGCAGGCAGAATTATTGGAACTGAATGCGAAGCTGGAAGAACAAGTTCAGCAGCGAACAGCCCAACTACAACAAGCGCTTAATTTTGAGTCCTTACTACAGCGGATTGCAGACAAAGTTCGTGACAGCTTGGATGAGGAACAGATCCTGCAAGCCGCAGTGCAAGAGTTAGGCGTTGAGTTGGCAATCGAATATTGTGATGTTGAAATATATAATTCACACCAGACGCAACCGATCGTTGCCTATGAATACAACCAAAGCCTGACTTTGGCGCCTGGGCAAGCTGTGAAAATTACTTCTGTTATTCCTGTCATTGCCTCCGTTCCCATGCAGGGGGAAGTTTTGCAATTGTGTTCAATTATTTCGCATGGATTGCTGCATAATCCCAAGCAGTTAGCAATTCTTGCTTGCCCTATTTATGACGATCGGGGGGTTTTAGGCAATCTATGTTTGTTCAGGCAAAAGGAAGAAACTTTTAGTAATTTAGAAATTCGGTTGGTACAACAAGTTGCCAATCATTGTGCGATCGCTCTGCGCCAATCTCGTCTGTATCAGGCCGCTCAACTTCAAGTCCAAGAACTAAAACGTCTGAATCAACTCAAGAACGATTTCCTAAGTACCATCTCCCACGAACTCCGGACACCGATGTCCAGTATGAAGATGGCACTTGAGATGTTAGAAATTTGTTTGCTTCCTCTGGGAGTATTCGAGCATACAAATCCTATCGGTCAGTACTTTCAAATCCTGCAAACCGAAAGTCAACAAGAGCTTGACTTGATAGATACCCTGTTGGAGCTGGCTCACACTGATGCCAGTACAGCCCCCTTAAATCTGTCTCCTATTCATCTCCATTTTTGGCTCCCTCATGTCGTGGAACCTTTTATTCACCGTACCTCTAATCAAGAGCAATACTTGAAAGTTTGGGTTCAAGAAGACTTGCCACCCTTTATGGCGGATCTTACTTATCTGGGGCGAGTGCTTACAGAGTTACTCCAAAATGCTTGCAAGTATACTCCAGCCGGAGAAACAATTAGCGTTTCAGCCCGCTTTGCGGTAGATAGTAACCGTCGCAATATCCCCTGTTTGCAAATTGAAGTCAGTAATTCAGGTGCCGAAATTCCTGAAATAGAACGCGATCGCATCTTCGATAAGTTCTACCGCATCCCTAACAATGACCCCTGGAAACATGGTGGCACGGGTTTAGGTCTGGCACTGGTAAAAAAGCTAGTCGAACACATGAGCGGATCGATTTGGGTTGAGAGCAGCCAAAACCTGACTCAATTTATCCTTCAATTTCCGCTTAATCTTGAGTAG
- a CDS encoding STM4014 family protein, with amino-acid sequence MLNFIIIANPENRRVGFFQEALERCGLAPATVVSYSDLIAFRDSLERFDAPNTIIRFDSPERNFEVDKAIIAAGADVEDASDRQRISAADAVNLEFDKGLILYHRQWYLGWRSLLQRWETQLRSPTMNHPQEIAAMFDKPLCHELFSRHQIPVPRSLGVIKNYDELREQMQNQECDRVFVKLSHGSAASGVVAYQANSRYESAITTVERVRENGQTLLYNSRKIRHYTQREEIADIINILAKEGVQVEEWLPKARLQNCQFDLRVVVINGIAQHVVVRLGKSPMTNLHLGNERGDTEEFLTKVGADNWEKMQQTCEAAAALFPNTLYCGVDLLITPNFQHHAILEINAFGDLLPGIIYKGLDTYTGEVQAMLNRVIS; translated from the coding sequence ATGCTAAATTTTATCATTATCGCCAATCCTGAGAATCGGCGTGTTGGGTTTTTCCAAGAAGCATTAGAACGTTGCGGTTTAGCGCCAGCAACGGTAGTCTCCTACTCTGACTTGATTGCTTTTAGAGATAGCCTGGAACGATTCGACGCACCGAACACTATTATTAGATTTGATTCGCCTGAAAGAAACTTTGAAGTAGATAAAGCGATTATTGCTGCTGGCGCGGATGTCGAGGATGCTAGCGATCGCCAGCGCATTAGTGCTGCTGATGCTGTTAATTTAGAGTTCGATAAAGGACTAATTCTCTACCATAGACAATGGTATCTTGGCTGGCGATCGCTCTTGCAGAGGTGGGAAACTCAACTGCGATCGCCGACGATGAACCATCCCCAAGAAATTGCCGCAATGTTCGATAAGCCATTGTGTCACGAACTGTTTAGCCGTCACCAGATACCAGTACCGCGATCGCTTGGCGTCATCAAAAATTATGACGAACTGCGAGAACAAATGCAAAATCAAGAGTGCGATCGCGTCTTCGTTAAACTATCTCACGGTTCTGCTGCTTCTGGAGTAGTCGCCTACCAAGCTAACTCGCGCTACGAGTCGGCTATCACTACAGTAGAACGAGTGCGAGAAAACGGGCAAACTCTTCTCTACAACTCCCGCAAAATTCGCCACTATACCCAACGCGAAGAAATTGCCGATATTATCAACATCCTCGCTAAAGAAGGCGTACAAGTTGAAGAATGGCTCCCTAAAGCGCGTCTGCAAAATTGCCAATTCGATCTCCGAGTAGTAGTTATTAATGGCATTGCTCAACACGTTGTAGTAAGGTTGGGAAAAAGCCCCATGACTAACCTGCACCTTGGCAACGAACGCGGTGACACGGAAGAATTTCTTACTAAAGTAGGCGCGGATAACTGGGAGAAAATGCAGCAAACCTGCGAAGCGGCTGCGGCGCTATTTCCTAATACTTTATACTGCGGCGTCGATTTGCTTATTACGCCTAACTTCCAACATCATGCCATTCTTGAAATTAACGCTTTTGGGGATTTATTACCAGGAATAATTTATAAAGGTTTGGATACTTACACCGGCGAAGTGCAAGCAATGCTAAATAGAGTTATCTCCTAA